A genomic window from Salmo salar chromosome ssa23, Ssal_v3.1, whole genome shotgun sequence includes:
- the LOC106583892 gene encoding heat shock 70 kDa protein-like, with protein sequence MARKPNILSGISPAPRGIPQLEVTFDIDTNGILNISAVSKGKENKITITNDKGRLSKEDIERMLQDANKYKAEDNAQREKIAAKNSLESYTFNMKSSVEDDNLKGKISEEDKKKLVGRCNQAIFWLENNKGARASFIITKLYQQGGMNTDTV encoded by the exons ATGGCT CGCAAACCAAATATTCTATCTGGAATCTCCCCTGCCCCACGAGGAATCCCTCAGCTTGAGGTGACCTTTGACATTGACACCAACGGCATTCTGAACATATCAGCGGTGAGCAAGGGCAAAGAGAACAAAATCACCATCACCAACGACAAGGGGCGGCTCAGCAAAGAGGACATTGAGAGGATGTTGCAGGATGCCAACAAATACAAAGCTGAGGACAATGCACAGAGGGAGAAAATTGCAGCCAAGAACTCCCTGGAGTCGTACACCTTCAATATGAAGAGCAGCGTTGAGGACGACAACCTAAAAGGCAAGATCAGCGAGGAGGACAAGAAGAAATTGGTGGGCAGGTGCAACCAGGCCATTTTCTGGTTGGAGAACAACAAAGGAGCACGAGCTTCATTCATCATTACCAAGCTGTACCAGCAAGGAGGGATGAACACCGACACGGTCTAG
- the LOC106583901 gene encoding rab GTPase-binding effector protein 2 isoform X5 gives MQSEGSVKKDWVEAGAMQSEGQSTDSPTNGLREPRTDGWDSQPAEAEGPGEGEGAGLEGYFSQNCDFASFSSFSLDTPSLPRRQPPQEDTASLVSTGTLVPEAIYLPPPGHRLVTHTEWDSLNTQVVELEGELRRLREERTELESELETQTTETHKHVSVLQSQVQTSEALLQELQKSFNQSQNAVHSRLAELSLSQRRVCNELSRLKGEEIEETVGAGDANTRLGPTLQGAHSEERLRIEIVNLKEQLETRVEESEVLQVQLSSLKTEMERVQCQKETLQLELQNGRTELQGLSMALSHLQGDSKTLSHDKASLQQQCLELRSQIISMRSQVDTSQTVQRDFVQLSQSLQVKLELIRQAETLDQVRDILEGLPGEGSPPTDAT, from the exons ATGCAGTCAGAG GGCAGTGTAAAGAAGGACTGGGTGGAGGCAGGAGCTATGCAGTCCGAGGGCCAGTCGACAGACTCTCCCACCAATGGCCTCAGAGAGCCAAGAACGGACGGATGGGATAGCCAACCAGCGGAGGCTGAGGGACCAGGGGAGGGTGAAGGGGCAGGGCTGGAGGGCTATTTCTCCCAGAACTGTGACTTtgcctctttctcctccttctccttggaCACGCCCTCACTGCCCCGCCGCCAACCCCCCCAGGAAGACACCGCCTCCCTGGTCTCCACGGGAACCCTGGTGCCCGAGGCCATCTACCTGCCCCCGCCTGGTCACCGTCTGGTCACACACACCGAATGGGACTCGCTTAAcacacag GTTGTGGAGCTGGAGGGAGAGCTGAGACGACTgagggaagagaggacagagctggagagcgagctggagacacagactactgagacacacaaacac gtctcaGTTCTCCAGTCTCAGGTTCAGACCTCGGAGGCCCTCCTACAGGAGCTGCAGAAGTCTTTCAACCAATCACAGAATGCCGTCCATAGCAGGCTG gcagagctgtctctctctcagaggagggTGTGTAACGAGCTGTCCAGGCTAAAAGGGGAGGAGATCGAGGAGACTGTTGGGGCAGGGGATGCCAACACACGCCTTGGTCCTACACTacag GGGGCACACAGTGAGGAGAGGCTGCGTATTGAGATCGTCAATCTGAAGGAACAGCTGGAGACCCGCGTGGAGGAGAGCG AAGTTTTACAAG TGCAGCTGTCCAGCCTGAAGACAGAGATGGAGCGGGTCCAGTGTCAAAAGGAGACACTGCAGTTGGAGCTACAGAACGGTCGCACCGAGCTACAAGGTCTCAGCATGGCGCTCTCACACCTACAAGGAGACAGCAAGACTCTCAGCCATGACAAG GCGTCCCTCCAGCAACAGTGTTTGGAGCTGCGTAGCCAGATCATCAGTATGCGTTCTCAGGTGGACACCAGCCAGACAGTGCAGAGGGACTTTGTCCAGCTTTCACAGTCACTGCAG GTGAAGCTGGAGTTGATCCGTCAGGCTGAAACTCTGGACCAGGTCAGGGACATCTTGGAGGGGCTTCCTGGAGAGGGTTCCCCGCCCACTGATGCGACATGA
- the LOC106583901 gene encoding rab GTPase-binding effector protein 2 isoform X3, whose protein sequence is MQSERRLLSMRLEYLLCSLSVPSGGEPVCSLSVKKDWVEAGAMQSEGQSTDSPTNGLREPRTDGWDSQPAEAEGPGEGEGAGLEGYFSQNCDFASFSSFSLDTPSLPRRQPPQEDTASLVSTGTLVPEAIYLPPPGHRLVTHTEWDSLNTQVVELEGELRRLREERTELESELETQTTETHKHVSVLQSQVQTSEALLQELQKSFNQSQNAVHSRLAELSLSQRRVCNELSRLKGEEIEETVGAGDANTRLGPTLQGAHSEERLRIEIVNLKEQLETRVEESEVLQVQLSSLKTEMERVQCQKETLQLELQNGRTELQGLSMALSHLQGDSKTLSHDKASLQQQCLELRSQIISMRSQVDTSQTVQRDFVQLSQSLQVKLELIRQAETLDQVRDILEGLPGEGSPPTDAT, encoded by the exons ATGCAGTCAGAG AGACGGCTTCTCAGTATGAGGCTAGAATATCTACTCTGCAGTCTGAGTGTGCCCAGTGGAGGAGAGCCAGTGTGCAGTCtcag TGTAAAGAAGGACTGGGTGGAGGCAGGAGCTATGCAGTCCGAGGGCCAGTCGACAGACTCTCCCACCAATGGCCTCAGAGAGCCAAGAACGGACGGATGGGATAGCCAACCAGCGGAGGCTGAGGGACCAGGGGAGGGTGAAGGGGCAGGGCTGGAGGGCTATTTCTCCCAGAACTGTGACTTtgcctctttctcctccttctccttggaCACGCCCTCACTGCCCCGCCGCCAACCCCCCCAGGAAGACACCGCCTCCCTGGTCTCCACGGGAACCCTGGTGCCCGAGGCCATCTACCTGCCCCCGCCTGGTCACCGTCTGGTCACACACACCGAATGGGACTCGCTTAAcacacag GTTGTGGAGCTGGAGGGAGAGCTGAGACGACTgagggaagagaggacagagctggagagcgagctggagacacagactactgagacacacaaacac gtctcaGTTCTCCAGTCTCAGGTTCAGACCTCGGAGGCCCTCCTACAGGAGCTGCAGAAGTCTTTCAACCAATCACAGAATGCCGTCCATAGCAGGCTG gcagagctgtctctctctcagaggagggTGTGTAACGAGCTGTCCAGGCTAAAAGGGGAGGAGATCGAGGAGACTGTTGGGGCAGGGGATGCCAACACACGCCTTGGTCCTACACTacag GGGGCACACAGTGAGGAGAGGCTGCGTATTGAGATCGTCAATCTGAAGGAACAGCTGGAGACCCGCGTGGAGGAGAGCG AAGTTTTACAAG TGCAGCTGTCCAGCCTGAAGACAGAGATGGAGCGGGTCCAGTGTCAAAAGGAGACACTGCAGTTGGAGCTACAGAACGGTCGCACCGAGCTACAAGGTCTCAGCATGGCGCTCTCACACCTACAAGGAGACAGCAAGACTCTCAGCCATGACAAG GCGTCCCTCCAGCAACAGTGTTTGGAGCTGCGTAGCCAGATCATCAGTATGCGTTCTCAGGTGGACACCAGCCAGACAGTGCAGAGGGACTTTGTCCAGCTTTCACAGTCACTGCAG GTGAAGCTGGAGTTGATCCGTCAGGCTGAAACTCTGGACCAGGTCAGGGACATCTTGGAGGGGCTTCCTGGAGAGGGTTCCCCGCCCACTGATGCGACATGA
- the LOC106583901 gene encoding rab GTPase-binding effector protein 2 isoform X4 — MRLEYLLCSLSVPSGGEPVCSLSVKKDWVEAGAMQSEGQSTDSPTNGLREPRTDGWDSQPAEAEGPGEGEGAGLEGYFSQNCDFASFSSFSLDTPSLPRRQPPQEDTASLVSTGTLVPEAIYLPPPGHRLVTHTEWDSLNTQVVELEGELRRLREERTELESELETQTTETHKHVSVLQSQVQTSEALLQELQKSFNQSQNAVHSRLAELSLSQRRVCNELSRLKGEEIEETVGAGDANTRLGPTLQGAHSEERLRIEIVNLKEQLETRVEESEVLQVQLSSLKTEMERVQCQKETLQLELQNGRTELQGLSMALSHLQGDSKTLSHDKASLQQQCLELRSQIISMRSQVDTSQTVQRDFVQLSQSLQVKLELIRQAETLDQVRDILEGLPGEGSPPTDAT; from the exons ATGAGGCTAGAATATCTACTCTGCAGTCTGAGTGTGCCCAGTGGAGGAGAGCCAGTGTGCAGTCtcag TGTAAAGAAGGACTGGGTGGAGGCAGGAGCTATGCAGTCCGAGGGCCAGTCGACAGACTCTCCCACCAATGGCCTCAGAGAGCCAAGAACGGACGGATGGGATAGCCAACCAGCGGAGGCTGAGGGACCAGGGGAGGGTGAAGGGGCAGGGCTGGAGGGCTATTTCTCCCAGAACTGTGACTTtgcctctttctcctccttctccttggaCACGCCCTCACTGCCCCGCCGCCAACCCCCCCAGGAAGACACCGCCTCCCTGGTCTCCACGGGAACCCTGGTGCCCGAGGCCATCTACCTGCCCCCGCCTGGTCACCGTCTGGTCACACACACCGAATGGGACTCGCTTAAcacacag GTTGTGGAGCTGGAGGGAGAGCTGAGACGACTgagggaagagaggacagagctggagagcgagctggagacacagactactgagacacacaaacac gtctcaGTTCTCCAGTCTCAGGTTCAGACCTCGGAGGCCCTCCTACAGGAGCTGCAGAAGTCTTTCAACCAATCACAGAATGCCGTCCATAGCAGGCTG gcagagctgtctctctctcagaggagggTGTGTAACGAGCTGTCCAGGCTAAAAGGGGAGGAGATCGAGGAGACTGTTGGGGCAGGGGATGCCAACACACGCCTTGGTCCTACACTacag GGGGCACACAGTGAGGAGAGGCTGCGTATTGAGATCGTCAATCTGAAGGAACAGCTGGAGACCCGCGTGGAGGAGAGCG AAGTTTTACAAG TGCAGCTGTCCAGCCTGAAGACAGAGATGGAGCGGGTCCAGTGTCAAAAGGAGACACTGCAGTTGGAGCTACAGAACGGTCGCACCGAGCTACAAGGTCTCAGCATGGCGCTCTCACACCTACAAGGAGACAGCAAGACTCTCAGCCATGACAAG GCGTCCCTCCAGCAACAGTGTTTGGAGCTGCGTAGCCAGATCATCAGTATGCGTTCTCAGGTGGACACCAGCCAGACAGTGCAGAGGGACTTTGTCCAGCTTTCACAGTCACTGCAG GTGAAGCTGGAGTTGATCCGTCAGGCTGAAACTCTGGACCAGGTCAGGGACATCTTGGAGGGGCTTCCTGGAGAGGGTTCCCCGCCCACTGATGCGACATGA
- the LOC106583901 gene encoding rab GTPase-binding effector protein 2 isoform X1 produces MIMEPSENSQKDDTGAMESLQALLADCRAQLEHWQGVATICELSKQEELGELQRQCDQEMQSLQEALRETASQYEARISTLQSECAQWRRASVQSQGSVKKDWVEAGAMQSEGQSTDSPTNGLREPRTDGWDSQPAEAEGPGEGEGAGLEGYFSQNCDFASFSSFSLDTPSLPRRQPPQEDTASLVSTGTLVPEAIYLPPPGHRLVTHTEWDSLNTQVVELEGELRRLREERTELESELETQTTETHKHVSVLQSQVQTSEALLQELQKSFNQSQNAVHSRLAELSLSQRRVCNELSRLKGEEIEETVGAGDANTRLGPTLQGAHSEERLRIEIVNLKEQLETRVEESEVLQVQLSSLKTEMERVQCQKETLQLELQNGRTELQGLSMALSHLQGDSKTLSHDKASLQQQCLELRSQIISMRSQVDTSQTVQRDFVQLSQSLQVKLELIRQAETLDQVRDILEGLPGEGSPPTDAT; encoded by the exons ATGATAATGGAACCGTCGGAGAACTCTCAGAAGGATGACACTG GTGCAATGGAGAGCTTGCAGGCCCTGCTAGCAGATTGCCGAGCGCAGCTGGAGCACTGGCAGGGCGTGGCGACAATCTGCGAACTGAGCAAACAGGAGGAGCTGGGAGAGCTGCAGAGACAGTGTGACCAGGAGATGCAGTCTCTTCAGGAGGCCcttagag AGACGGCTTCTCAGTATGAGGCTAGAATATCTACTCTGCAGTCTGAGTGTGCCCAGTGGAGGAGAGCCAGTGTGCAGTCtcag GGCAGTGTAAAGAAGGACTGGGTGGAGGCAGGAGCTATGCAGTCCGAGGGCCAGTCGACAGACTCTCCCACCAATGGCCTCAGAGAGCCAAGAACGGACGGATGGGATAGCCAACCAGCGGAGGCTGAGGGACCAGGGGAGGGTGAAGGGGCAGGGCTGGAGGGCTATTTCTCCCAGAACTGTGACTTtgcctctttctcctccttctccttggaCACGCCCTCACTGCCCCGCCGCCAACCCCCCCAGGAAGACACCGCCTCCCTGGTCTCCACGGGAACCCTGGTGCCCGAGGCCATCTACCTGCCCCCGCCTGGTCACCGTCTGGTCACACACACCGAATGGGACTCGCTTAAcacacag GTTGTGGAGCTGGAGGGAGAGCTGAGACGACTgagggaagagaggacagagctggagagcgagctggagacacagactactgagacacacaaacac gtctcaGTTCTCCAGTCTCAGGTTCAGACCTCGGAGGCCCTCCTACAGGAGCTGCAGAAGTCTTTCAACCAATCACAGAATGCCGTCCATAGCAGGCTG gcagagctgtctctctctcagaggagggTGTGTAACGAGCTGTCCAGGCTAAAAGGGGAGGAGATCGAGGAGACTGTTGGGGCAGGGGATGCCAACACACGCCTTGGTCCTACACTacag GGGGCACACAGTGAGGAGAGGCTGCGTATTGAGATCGTCAATCTGAAGGAACAGCTGGAGACCCGCGTGGAGGAGAGCG AAGTTTTACAAG TGCAGCTGTCCAGCCTGAAGACAGAGATGGAGCGGGTCCAGTGTCAAAAGGAGACACTGCAGTTGGAGCTACAGAACGGTCGCACCGAGCTACAAGGTCTCAGCATGGCGCTCTCACACCTACAAGGAGACAGCAAGACTCTCAGCCATGACAAG GCGTCCCTCCAGCAACAGTGTTTGGAGCTGCGTAGCCAGATCATCAGTATGCGTTCTCAGGTGGACACCAGCCAGACAGTGCAGAGGGACTTTGTCCAGCTTTCACAGTCACTGCAG GTGAAGCTGGAGTTGATCCGTCAGGCTGAAACTCTGGACCAGGTCAGGGACATCTTGGAGGGGCTTCCTGGAGAGGGTTCCCCGCCCACTGATGCGACATGA
- the LOC106583901 gene encoding rab GTPase-binding effector protein 2 isoform X2, producing the protein MIMEPSENSQKDDTGAMESLQALLADCRAQLEHWQGVATICELSKQEELGELQRQCDQEMQSLQEALRETASQYEARISTLQSECAQWRRASVQSQGSVKKDWVEAGAMQSEGQSTDSPTNGLREPRTDGWDSQPAEAEGPGEGEGAGLEGYFSQNCDFASFSSFSLDTPSLPRRQPPQEDTASLVSTGTLVPEAIYLPPPGHRLVTHTEWDSLNTQVVELEGELRRLREERTELESELETQTTETHKHVSVLQSQVQTSEALLQELQKSFNQSQNAVHSRLAELSLSQRRVCNELSRLKGEEIEETVGAGDANTRLGPTLQGAHSEERLRIEIVNLKEQLETRVEESVQLSSLKTEMERVQCQKETLQLELQNGRTELQGLSMALSHLQGDSKTLSHDKASLQQQCLELRSQIISMRSQVDTSQTVQRDFVQLSQSLQVKLELIRQAETLDQVRDILEGLPGEGSPPTDAT; encoded by the exons ATGATAATGGAACCGTCGGAGAACTCTCAGAAGGATGACACTG GTGCAATGGAGAGCTTGCAGGCCCTGCTAGCAGATTGCCGAGCGCAGCTGGAGCACTGGCAGGGCGTGGCGACAATCTGCGAACTGAGCAAACAGGAGGAGCTGGGAGAGCTGCAGAGACAGTGTGACCAGGAGATGCAGTCTCTTCAGGAGGCCcttagag AGACGGCTTCTCAGTATGAGGCTAGAATATCTACTCTGCAGTCTGAGTGTGCCCAGTGGAGGAGAGCCAGTGTGCAGTCtcag GGCAGTGTAAAGAAGGACTGGGTGGAGGCAGGAGCTATGCAGTCCGAGGGCCAGTCGACAGACTCTCCCACCAATGGCCTCAGAGAGCCAAGAACGGACGGATGGGATAGCCAACCAGCGGAGGCTGAGGGACCAGGGGAGGGTGAAGGGGCAGGGCTGGAGGGCTATTTCTCCCAGAACTGTGACTTtgcctctttctcctccttctccttggaCACGCCCTCACTGCCCCGCCGCCAACCCCCCCAGGAAGACACCGCCTCCCTGGTCTCCACGGGAACCCTGGTGCCCGAGGCCATCTACCTGCCCCCGCCTGGTCACCGTCTGGTCACACACACCGAATGGGACTCGCTTAAcacacag GTTGTGGAGCTGGAGGGAGAGCTGAGACGACTgagggaagagaggacagagctggagagcgagctggagacacagactactgagacacacaaacac gtctcaGTTCTCCAGTCTCAGGTTCAGACCTCGGAGGCCCTCCTACAGGAGCTGCAGAAGTCTTTCAACCAATCACAGAATGCCGTCCATAGCAGGCTG gcagagctgtctctctctcagaggagggTGTGTAACGAGCTGTCCAGGCTAAAAGGGGAGGAGATCGAGGAGACTGTTGGGGCAGGGGATGCCAACACACGCCTTGGTCCTACACTacag GGGGCACACAGTGAGGAGAGGCTGCGTATTGAGATCGTCAATCTGAAGGAACAGCTGGAGACCCGCGTGGAGGAGAGCG TGCAGCTGTCCAGCCTGAAGACAGAGATGGAGCGGGTCCAGTGTCAAAAGGAGACACTGCAGTTGGAGCTACAGAACGGTCGCACCGAGCTACAAGGTCTCAGCATGGCGCTCTCACACCTACAAGGAGACAGCAAGACTCTCAGCCATGACAAG GCGTCCCTCCAGCAACAGTGTTTGGAGCTGCGTAGCCAGATCATCAGTATGCGTTCTCAGGTGGACACCAGCCAGACAGTGCAGAGGGACTTTGTCCAGCTTTCACAGTCACTGCAG GTGAAGCTGGAGTTGATCCGTCAGGCTGAAACTCTGGACCAGGTCAGGGACATCTTGGAGGGGCTTCCTGGAGAGGGTTCCCCGCCCACTGATGCGACATGA